The Gordonia sp. KTR9 genome contains a region encoding:
- the ilvA gene encoding threonine ammonia-lyase: MLLTAADIDRATQELSGVIRRTPTIASRVVSERSGAQVWLKCENLQRTGSFKPRGAYLRISRLSAEERARGVVAASAGNHAQGVAWAASDLGIPARVYMPTGAALPKIAATKAYGAEVVLAGSTVDEALVEAQRHADATGAALIHPFDHLDVVAGQSTVGVEILEQIPDVTTIVVPLGGGGLLAGVAAAVRLRRPEVSVIGVQAAQAAAWPASIAEERPVPATSMNTMADGIAVATPGAVPFAHVAEFVDRVVTVTEEELSTALLLMLERAKLVVEPAGAAAVAAAVSGRLALSGTVCVVLSGGNIDPLLLRHVTTHGLTAAGRFLTVTATVSDRPGGLVTLLELLRDLGASVLDVVHSRVADDLYLGEVQVTVSVETRGHDHQHDVRRALADAGFLRD; the protein is encoded by the coding sequence ATGCTGCTGACCGCCGCGGACATCGACAGGGCCACACAGGAACTCTCCGGGGTGATCCGGCGGACGCCGACGATCGCCTCGCGGGTGGTGTCCGAGCGCAGCGGGGCGCAGGTGTGGCTCAAGTGTGAGAACCTGCAGCGCACCGGGTCGTTCAAGCCGCGCGGGGCGTACCTGCGCATCTCCCGGTTGTCGGCGGAGGAACGTGCGCGAGGCGTCGTCGCGGCCAGCGCGGGCAATCACGCACAGGGAGTCGCCTGGGCGGCTTCGGATCTGGGTATCCCCGCACGGGTCTACATGCCGACCGGGGCGGCGCTGCCGAAGATCGCCGCCACGAAGGCCTATGGCGCCGAGGTGGTGCTCGCGGGGTCGACCGTCGACGAGGCTCTCGTCGAGGCGCAGCGTCACGCCGACGCGACGGGTGCGGCGCTGATCCATCCGTTCGATCACCTCGACGTCGTGGCCGGACAGTCGACGGTCGGGGTGGAGATCCTGGAGCAGATACCGGATGTCACCACGATCGTCGTGCCTCTCGGCGGCGGTGGACTGCTGGCCGGTGTCGCCGCCGCGGTGCGTCTGCGTCGTCCGGAGGTGTCGGTGATCGGCGTGCAGGCGGCGCAGGCGGCGGCCTGGCCGGCATCGATCGCCGAAGAGCGGCCCGTGCCCGCGACGTCGATGAACACCATGGCCGACGGCATCGCGGTCGCAACCCCCGGCGCCGTCCCGTTCGCGCACGTCGCCGAGTTCGTGGATCGGGTCGTCACGGTCACCGAGGAAGAACTGAGCACGGCACTGCTGCTGATGCTCGAACGGGCCAAACTCGTGGTCGAGCCCGCGGGTGCGGCGGCGGTCGCGGCCGCCGTCAGCGGACGGCTCGCGCTGTCGGGAACCGTGTGCGTGGTGCTGTCCGGCGGCAACATCGATCCGCTGCTGCTGCGCCATGTCACCACGCACGGCCTGACCGCCGCCGGCCGTTTCCTCACCGTGACGGCCACCGTCTCCGACCGTCCGGGTGGTCTCGTCACTCTCCTCGAGCTGCTCCGCGACCTGGGCGCGAGTGTGCTCGACGTCGTCCACTCGCGCGTCGCCGACGACCTGTATCTCGGCGAGGTGCAGGTGACGGTCAGCGTCGAGACCCGCGGACACGACCACCAGCACGACGTCCGGCGGGCCCTCGCCGACGCGGGGTTCCTTCGGGACTGA
- a CDS encoding BTAD domain-containing putative transcriptional regulator, producing the protein MSADGPALIGVLGPIAVVSCPVGAESPDRLVGVPGLRARRLLVSLALAEGRVRSADRLIDDVWGDDPPRSPHSALHTQVSRLRKLLPEGVLEGGDHGYRLRDSRTDLDVVERLLADGDRAELDQARQWWRGVPGDDLGDGSPVVAMLSARIRRLEDALDTAQLTAAFTAGDYATARFVAEKLCARDPFDESAHSALMRALAGDGRDAEALVVFDRLRRRLSTELGMDPGPEVARVHAEILAAAPPETGTPRPARAVGLRSPTTELIGRVADLDTVAGMLDTGRVVTVLGPGGVGKTRVATEIGHRLHEAGVPVYFVSLASVRSDEDVTPAIAATLGVGESDLSATGRPRMTPGDLTARLEDVLRERASVVILDNCEQIVDACARIVGELTAAVPGLRVLSTSRTPLAIVGEQVHQLPVLAAADADSPAVQLFRTRASAVRPDADLPTDRVVELCRHLDGLPLAIELAAARVRTMTVEEITDRLGEKFALLRSADRTSPDRHRTLYAVIEWSWELLDDAGRAALVQLCRFPGGFGRSAAQAVTGAAGAVLDDTLESLTNQSLLSVVETDGAARFRMLEMVREFGETRMDAELAVLVESRMSGWAVHFVTGMRELAEEGDHLAGAGGMAREADNLTWILRSACETASVTPTDEVVAVLTTLYPALAYHWTVRGLHGETRAWGARVLMALPRPPEAPDDAVRENWQATAIVGAVHGMMTGELRVVATARFILRGLHRARLTFDRASEFLSAVALAPNAIRGYRLICLAAGTASDDEVRALALTMRSHLRENRGLLGPALRDSIASGEWLARSRYAPWFQGMWQSSTGSLYAQQGRYAAAASTYRVGIDLLGRLHAVEDVRQLQTFLALTLLADGRVAEARRELAVITDDWELDIEDPQGNPEVTGPALLCVAELALVDGVPDAEVATAFARAARVMLRDHPFGVADPAVLMVVSGCVAGLVRCGDLGAAWELVPQMVKGLDDMTFGPGWQDLPQAGTVAAAFTVLYGADRGPDPLCRRLVELTLSLPGRQDYPSLQWARHWALERHRDHGGVARHPIVPRHTAVDELAGVIRDHALRI; encoded by the coding sequence GTGTCTGCCGACGGACCCGCCCTGATCGGTGTGCTGGGCCCGATCGCGGTCGTGTCGTGCCCGGTGGGGGCGGAGAGCCCGGACCGGCTCGTCGGCGTGCCGGGTCTGCGGGCCCGACGCCTGCTCGTGTCGCTTGCCCTCGCCGAGGGGCGCGTGCGCTCGGCGGATCGCCTGATCGACGACGTCTGGGGCGACGATCCGCCGCGTTCTCCGCACAGTGCGCTGCACACCCAGGTGTCCCGGCTGCGCAAGCTCCTGCCCGAGGGTGTTCTCGAGGGCGGTGACCACGGTTATCGGTTGCGCGACAGCCGTACTGACCTCGACGTGGTCGAGAGGTTGCTCGCCGATGGCGACCGGGCCGAGCTCGACCAGGCGCGACAGTGGTGGCGCGGTGTGCCCGGCGACGATCTCGGAGACGGGTCCCCGGTGGTGGCGATGCTGTCCGCACGGATTCGACGTCTCGAGGACGCGCTCGACACCGCGCAGCTGACGGCCGCGTTCACCGCGGGCGACTACGCGACCGCTCGATTCGTCGCCGAAAAGCTCTGCGCCCGAGATCCGTTCGACGAGTCGGCGCATTCTGCCCTGATGCGGGCACTCGCCGGAGATGGCCGCGACGCCGAGGCGCTCGTCGTGTTCGACCGGCTCAGACGCCGACTGTCGACCGAGCTGGGCATGGACCCGGGCCCCGAGGTGGCCCGGGTCCACGCCGAGATCCTCGCTGCGGCACCGCCGGAGACCGGCACACCACGCCCCGCGCGTGCCGTCGGATTGCGCTCACCCACCACCGAACTCATCGGACGCGTCGCTGACCTCGACACCGTGGCGGGCATGCTCGACACCGGTCGCGTGGTGACCGTGCTCGGTCCGGGTGGCGTGGGCAAGACGAGGGTCGCGACCGAGATCGGGCACCGGCTGCATGAGGCGGGGGTCCCGGTCTACTTCGTGTCGCTCGCCTCGGTGCGGTCCGACGAGGACGTGACCCCGGCGATCGCCGCGACACTCGGGGTCGGCGAGTCCGACCTCTCCGCAACCGGTCGCCCCCGCATGACCCCCGGGGACCTGACCGCGCGTCTCGAGGATGTGCTGCGCGAGCGGGCGTCGGTGGTGATCCTCGACAACTGCGAGCAGATCGTCGACGCGTGCGCCCGGATCGTCGGCGAGCTCACCGCCGCGGTACCGGGCCTCCGTGTCCTGTCCACGAGCCGCACGCCGTTGGCCATCGTCGGTGAGCAGGTGCACCAATTGCCCGTCCTGGCGGCTGCGGATGCGGATTCACCTGCGGTGCAGCTGTTCCGGACTCGTGCGAGCGCCGTGCGACCCGACGCCGATCTGCCCACCGACCGCGTCGTCGAACTCTGCCGCCACCTCGACGGACTGCCTCTGGCCATCGAGCTGGCGGCCGCCCGTGTCCGGACGATGACGGTCGAGGAGATCACCGACCGGCTGGGGGAGAAGTTCGCGCTTCTGCGTTCTGCCGATCGCACCTCGCCCGACCGGCACCGCACCCTCTACGCGGTGATCGAGTGGAGTTGGGAACTGCTCGACGACGCGGGCCGGGCGGCGCTGGTGCAGCTGTGCCGCTTTCCCGGTGGGTTCGGCCGGTCGGCCGCCCAAGCGGTGACCGGGGCCGCCGGGGCGGTCCTCGACGACACCCTCGAGAGTCTGACCAACCAGTCGCTGCTCTCGGTGGTCGAAACCGATGGTGCGGCGCGCTTCCGGATGCTGGAGATGGTTCGGGAGTTCGGCGAGACCAGGATGGATGCCGAACTGGCCGTCCTGGTGGAGTCGCGGATGAGTGGCTGGGCAGTGCACTTCGTCACCGGGATGCGCGAGCTGGCGGAGGAGGGGGATCATCTCGCCGGTGCCGGCGGGATGGCGCGTGAGGCCGACAATCTGACCTGGATCCTCCGTTCGGCGTGCGAAACCGCCTCCGTGACACCGACCGACGAGGTCGTCGCGGTGCTCACGACGCTGTATCCGGCACTGGCATACCACTGGACGGTTCGCGGTCTGCACGGGGAGACGCGGGCGTGGGGTGCCCGGGTGTTGATGGCGTTGCCGCGCCCGCCCGAGGCGCCCGACGACGCCGTCCGTGAGAACTGGCAGGCGACCGCCATCGTCGGTGCGGTGCACGGGATGATGACCGGCGAACTCCGGGTGGTCGCCACCGCCAGGTTCATCCTGCGTGGTTTGCATCGCGCCCGTCTGACCTTCGATCGTGCCAGCGAGTTCTTGTCCGCTGTCGCATTGGCGCCGAACGCGATTCGAGGCTACCGACTGATCTGCCTGGCGGCCGGTACCGCGTCCGACGACGAGGTGCGGGCACTGGCGCTGACGATGCGGTCACACCTGCGGGAGAACCGCGGGCTGCTGGGCCCCGCGCTCCGGGACTCGATCGCATCCGGCGAATGGCTCGCCCGCAGTCGCTATGCGCCCTGGTTCCAGGGGATGTGGCAGTCGAGCACCGGGAGTCTGTACGCCCAGCAGGGCCGGTACGCCGCGGCGGCGTCGACGTACCGGGTCGGTATCGACCTGCTGGGTCGCCTGCACGCGGTCGAGGACGTCCGCCAGCTCCAGACCTTCCTGGCGCTCACCCTGCTCGCCGACGGCCGGGTCGCCGAAGCCCGTCGCGAACTCGCGGTCATCACCGACGACTGGGAGCTCGACATCGAGGATCCGCAGGGCAATCCAGAGGTGACCGGGCCGGCACTGCTCTGCGTCGCCGAACTCGCGCTCGTCGACGGTGTGCCCGATGCCGAGGTCGCAACGGCCTTCGCGCGGGCGGCACGGGTCATGCTGCGGGATCATCCCTTCGGCGTCGCCGACCCGGCGGTGCTGATGGTGGTCAGCGGATGTGTGGCCGGGCTGGTGCGGTGCGGGGATCTCGGGGCGGCGTGGGAACTGGTCCCGCAGATGGTGAAGGGACTCGACGACATGACGTTCGGACCCGGCTGGCAGGACCTTCCGCAGGCCGGCACCGTGGCCGCGGCGTTCACCGTGCTGTACGGGGCGGACCGGGGGCCGGACCCCCTC